The DNA segment GGGACCGGGGGCCCGGCTCCTTGCCGAGGGCCGGTGCGGAGGTGCCCGGCGCCGGCGCCGTGGCGATCCGCGGCAGCGCGTAGGAGTGCTCGGCCTGCAGCCACTCCAGCAGCCGCTCGCGGACCTCGCAGCGCACCGTCCACAGGGCGTCCGAGTCCCGGGCGGTCACCAGCGCCCGCACCACGATCGTGGTCGGTGTGGTGTCGGTGACCACCAGGCTCCAGGACCGGCCGTCCCAGTCCGGGCACTCCTGGAGGATCTCCAGCAGCCGCTGGCGCATCTTCTCCACCGGCGCGCTGTGGTCGAGGTGGAAGAAGGCCGTGCCGGTCATCTGGGCGCCGCCGCGCGACCAGTTCTCGAACGGCTTGCCGGTGAAGTACGACACCGGCATGGTGATCCGGCGCTCGTCCCAGGTCCGCACGGTGAGGAAGGTCAGGGTGATCTCCTCGACGGTGCCCCACTCGCCGTCCACGACGACGGTGTCCCCGATGCGCACCATGTCGCCGAACGCGATCTGCAGCCCGGCGAAGAGGTTGCCGAGGGTGGACTGGGCGGCGATACCGGCGACGATGCCCAGCAGCCCGGCCGACGCCAGCATGGACGTGCCGACCGCCCGCATCGCCGGGAACGTCAGCAGCATCGAGGCGGCCGCGACGACGATCACCACGGCCGTCACCACCCGCTGGATCAGCGTCACCTGGGTCCGTACCCGCCGCACCCGCGCCGCGTCCCTGGCGCCCGCCGCGTAGCGCGAGTACGAGGACTCGACGATCGCCGCCGCGGCCCGCACGACCAGCCAGGCGGTGGCCGCGATCAGGACCAGGGTCAGCGCCTGCCCGATGCCCGCCTTGTGCTCTTCGACGGACTCCAGTCCCGTGTGCTCGAACGAGCCGCGCAACAGGGCCGCGCAGAGCACCACTTGCAGCGGTATCCGGCAGCGCCGCAGCAGCCCCCACAAGGGGGTCTCCGGGTGGGCGGCGTCGATCCGGCGCAGCGCCCGGTCGGCGAGCCAGACAAGGACGAGCGCGAGCAGGACCGCGCCGCCGATCACGACGACCGGACGCAGGACGTCCTCCAATGACACGAGTTTCCTCCTCCATGGGGTGCGAGGGGCCGTGGTGTGCTGGTACCCGGTCCCCGCGACCGTAACTGGCAGGATGGGGCGAGATCGATCCGACCC comes from the Streptomyces angustmyceticus genome and includes:
- a CDS encoding mechanosensitive ion channel family protein; translation: MEDVLRPVVVIGGAVLLALVLVWLADRALRRIDAAHPETPLWGLLRRCRIPLQVVLCAALLRGSFEHTGLESVEEHKAGIGQALTLVLIAATAWLVVRAAAAIVESSYSRYAAGARDAARVRRVRTQVTLIQRVVTAVVIVVAAASMLLTFPAMRAVGTSMLASAGLLGIVAGIAAQSTLGNLFAGLQIAFGDMVRIGDTVVVDGEWGTVEEITLTFLTVRTWDERRITMPVSYFTGKPFENWSRGGAQMTGTAFFHLDHSAPVEKMRQRLLEILQECPDWDGRSWSLVVTDTTPTTIVVRALVTARDSDALWTVRCEVRERLLEWLQAEHSYALPRIATAPAPGTSAPALGKEPGPRSLPG